A genomic region of Candidatus Cloacimonadota bacterium contains the following coding sequences:
- the murJ gene encoding murein biosynthesis integral membrane protein MurJ has protein sequence MQDKKDNLTKNVSKISSGTFLSRISGLFRDIVLTHFLGTTWIADSFSVAFVIPNMLRGLFGEGALAASFIPLYTEIKEKQSKAQAIQFAVNLFSILVIVLIIFVGIGIVLAPLIVKIIAPGFELQAKMLTAKLTQILFPYLFLIGLTSVIIAILNAHSVFFLPSLSPMMLNFGIIIPVIVYALVTESSITDKAYVFALGVLLGGVCQLIANYSLIRKIGYRAKFYINLKQKELKTVWKRMIPCIVGLGIREVNVVVDTILASLLITGSVAALQYGNRLMQLPLGVFGIAIGVAVLPLFSKHTAYNNISELKKSIQDAFDLILIIMLPIIALILVMGKDMISFIYLHGAFDETALNMTFYALAFYSIGLISHSLVRVFASAFFALKDTKTPVKISIIAVICNIILNVILMQFLQLRGLALATSIAATIQATILFFTLEKKIGQVDFKQLFVNFLKIALISVIIGFVDYYLVHLRISIGMAGRLYLLIKIVIILIISFIIYLIGLKVLKVESARKILDSFIGRFVKD, from the coding sequence ATGCAAGATAAAAAAGATAATTTAACCAAGAATGTTAGTAAGATATCCAGTGGCACTTTTCTAAGTCGTATTTCCGGGCTTTTCCGCGATATTGTCTTAACACATTTTTTAGGGACTACATGGATTGCGGACAGTTTTAGCGTTGCCTTTGTAATTCCCAATATGTTAAGAGGTCTTTTTGGTGAAGGTGCTCTTGCTGCGTCATTTATCCCCCTTTATACAGAAATAAAAGAAAAGCAATCTAAAGCGCAAGCAATTCAATTTGCTGTCAATCTGTTCTCAATTTTAGTAATTGTCCTTATAATATTTGTGGGAATTGGAATTGTTTTAGCTCCTTTAATAGTTAAAATCATTGCACCAGGATTTGAACTACAAGCAAAAATGTTAACCGCAAAACTAACACAAATTCTTTTCCCATACCTCTTTTTGATCGGCTTGACTTCAGTTATTATAGCCATTTTGAATGCACATTCTGTTTTTTTCTTACCTTCACTTTCTCCGATGATGCTAAATTTTGGGATTATAATTCCTGTAATTGTGTATGCTTTGGTAACTGAATCCAGTATCACCGACAAGGCTTATGTTTTTGCTCTTGGAGTTTTATTAGGTGGAGTTTGTCAGCTTATTGCTAATTATTCATTAATAAGAAAGATTGGATACAGAGCAAAGTTCTATATAAATCTCAAACAGAAAGAATTGAAAACCGTTTGGAAAAGGATGATTCCTTGCATTGTTGGTTTAGGAATTCGTGAGGTAAATGTTGTTGTAGATACAATTCTTGCATCATTATTAATCACCGGGAGTGTAGCTGCTTTGCAATATGGAAACAGGTTGATGCAATTGCCATTAGGTGTTTTCGGTATTGCCATTGGTGTAGCTGTTCTTCCTCTTTTTTCCAAACATACAGCTTATAATAATATATCAGAGTTGAAAAAGTCCATTCAAGATGCCTTTGATCTGATTTTGATTATTATGCTTCCAATAATTGCCTTGATTCTTGTAATGGGCAAAGATATGATTTCTTTTATTTACCTTCATGGTGCTTTTGATGAAACAGCCCTTAATATGACATTCTACGCACTTGCTTTCTATTCAATAGGTTTGATATCACACAGTTTAGTCAGGGTATTTGCATCTGCATTTTTTGCATTAAAAGATACAAAAACTCCTGTAAAAATTTCTATCATTGCAGTTATATGTAATATAATTTTAAATGTTATTTTAATGCAATTTCTTCAATTGCGTGGATTGGCTCTTGCGACTTCCATTGCAGCTACGATTCAAGCAACCATTTTATTCTTTACATTAGAAAAAAAAATTGGTCAAGTTGATTTTAAACAATTGTTTGTTAATTTTCTAAAAATTGCTTTAATATCAGTTATTATTGGATTTGTTGATTACTATCTTGTTCATTTACGAATTTCTATTGGGATGGCGGGTAGATTATATTTATTAATTAAAATAGTAATTATTCTTATAATTTCTTTTATAATTTATTTAATCGGTTTGAAGGTATTGAAAGTAGAATCCGCACGAAAGATATTGGATTCTTTTATTGGAAGGTTTGTCAAAGATTAA
- a CDS encoding trypsin-like peptidase domain-containing protein: MNKRSIIILLVISVILNVFITKQIINKSTVPNSAGVLKKLDVSYEDIDIDSNRLITDNRILKNKSLEYTRENAITKAVELVRPSVVSVNVIKTQVIRNNRFHSFFFDDFFRDFFPRQYERKVQNLGSGVIISEDGYIITNSHVVEGATKIKVILSDGSNLEAKLVGSDDKNDIAVIKVSGRNLPYAKLGRSDDIIIGEWTIAMGNPFGYLIKDSKTTVTVGVVSAVDRNFHISDDNRVYKKMIQTDAAINPGNSGGPLVNINGEVIGINTFIFTKSGGSLGIGFAIPVDRIKSIAHEIIKYGKIRPIWFGFKVQDITPAIAYNLGLKSSQGVLVSYIEKDGPAEEAGLKRGDIITKINNQIINNADDAEIAVSDVRVGQELMIEILRNGKKENIKLITKEYKDKSGSFFKL, from the coding sequence ATGAATAAAAGAAGTATTATTATATTATTGGTAATTTCTGTGATTTTAAATGTATTTATTACAAAACAAATTATTAATAAGTCAACTGTACCCAACTCGGCAGGTGTTTTGAAAAAGTTAGATGTTTCTTATGAAGATATAGATATTGATTCCAATAGGCTAATTACTGATAATAGAATTTTAAAGAATAAAAGTTTAGAATATACAAGAGAGAATGCTATAACAAAAGCGGTTGAACTTGTCCGTCCCTCAGTAGTTAGCGTTAATGTAATAAAAACTCAAGTCATCAGAAACAATCGTTTTCACTCATTCTTCTTTGATGATTTTTTCAGGGATTTCTTCCCGCGACAATATGAAAGAAAGGTACAAAATCTTGGTTCAGGAGTAATAATTAGTGAAGATGGTTATATTATTACAAATAGCCATGTAGTTGAAGGAGCTACAAAAATAAAAGTTATTCTTTCTGATGGGAGTAATCTTGAGGCAAAATTAGTTGGGAGTGATGATAAAAATGATATTGCTGTAATCAAGGTATCTGGAAGAAATTTGCCTTATGCGAAGCTTGGTAGGTCTGATGATATTATTATTGGTGAGTGGACCATAGCAATGGGTAATCCTTTTGGGTATCTTATAAAGGATTCCAAGACAACCGTAACCGTGGGTGTAGTTTCTGCTGTGGATAGAAATTTTCACATTAGTGATGATAATAGAGTTTATAAGAAAATGATACAAACAGACGCTGCAATTAATCCCGGGAATAGTGGTGGACCGCTTGTTAATATAAATGGAGAAGTGATTGGTATAAATACTTTTATTTTTACAAAAAGTGGTGGGAGTCTTGGTATTGGCTTTGCCATTCCTGTAGATAGAATAAAAAGTATTGCTCACGAAATTATAAAATACGGCAAGATCAGACCAATTTGGTTCGGCTTCAAAGTGCAAGATATAACTCCTGCAATTGCATATAATTTGGGATTGAAATCATCACAAGGTGTGCTTGTATCATATATTGAAAAAGATGGACCCGCAGAAGAAGCTGGATTGAAAAGAGGGGATATTATTACTAAAATTAATAATCAAATAATAAATAATGCTGATGATGCTGAGATTGCAGTTTCTGATGTGAGAGTTGGACAAGAACTGATGATAGAAATTTTGCGTAATGGTAAGAAAGAAAATATCAAGTTAATAACGAAAGAGTATAAAGACAAATCGGGTTCATTTTTTAAATTGTAA
- a CDS encoding MBL fold metallo-hydrolase: MKNLSFKIFLFIALVIFSSCTIKEFEAPEWDVELTVPLINETYYMKDIADSTEDYIIAVVNDTMEFSISQELDTTKVEDELKVDGKTETFDEEIGDELKIDDRTENFQIDVGDSLKIAGRNDSFSTKIGDELKIDEQSREFSRQLDKIDVEETGESHASVGVLEFARSAVPGIGEIHNQPLPPIYSFPPIDTNFTVFENDNLKYVIIDSGFAYIEFIDSTEIPLSSADSSHYMTVEIYGEEIIPENLILTHHIDHVIPGGATENIVLDLSGCKVYRYNFMRVLLTTDGTGATPIDVLEADKFIVILSVSEMTVSEASAKLPSEHIGHSDEISIQDETGELQIVSAVIDSCRGNIFIENNLPIDANVTILFEELYDNMHVPLQINLENISHNSTYNYPLNFANYSIGTGKQQPLDSLHFSFYVETAPTTDFVGINASQSVFTRIDFGKMKFNEVTGTLNNKTFNDNQAISIEDETGEISLQYAKIKSADNSYIFFHNDFPFDMSGTVTFQELKAPAPPGGPFTFSFLIPANSTYQEDLDLVNCTIESGKSIDSLQYSFNVTLSGTGSINYTDSVYAEFNLGEMYFDEVYGYINKSFTKEGSISAEDSIITLEQAKIKSGNVNVQISGLALDPSQSSIHLTLNNIFTPLGNPVEIDLDNFNSFTYDFTNHTIIPDDSLKINYVADVDIHQDLTVTSTDIVNADVTLQNLIFDWVKGTFESFTFEDSDASEVDETGEFGLFYAEIDSCDVQITIEALKDFPLEADVNIKFDEIFKDNGDTLKLTIHCPGDTLLSFAGYTIGDDPDSQTEIDSLHYSYDVVTLATDDTTTIRYEDKVKATITLGDMAFNKVVGVINNKRIDLDNIEEDFDISDMPDSLEDVLEFQNAEFLMTINNGINVGCEINARITGTNTNTSETSMILINHEYLAPNAVTTICKNVSDFLNILPDSIYADSMYVIMNGQGTICKTDSVFGSYTIRTPFEFIIENHNIKMDSLQHIEIDKDARDKIDNNFNKVHVCLTAENKFPFGATARLCFAADSIQVWENPELVIDSLTFEPAMIDTLHHVSGDKTISHLIINLSDAQGNFDVFTNEDAFLGIEFNIIGTDEEVVTIRGSDNMKIYGSIKVGVHIDESIWEEGE; encoded by the coding sequence ATGAAGAATTTATCATTTAAAATTTTCTTGTTTATAGCACTCGTGATTTTTTCGTCCTGTACTATAAAAGAATTTGAAGCACCGGAGTGGGATGTTGAGCTTACTGTGCCCCTTATTAATGAAACATACTATATGAAAGATATTGCAGATTCAACTGAAGATTATATTATTGCAGTGGTGAATGATACAATGGAGTTCTCAATATCTCAGGAGCTGGATACAACGAAAGTGGAAGATGAACTAAAAGTAGATGGAAAGACCGAAACTTTCGATGAGGAGATAGGGGATGAGTTGAAAATAGATGACCGAACTGAGAATTTCCAAATTGATGTTGGAGATAGTCTAAAAATTGCAGGTAGGAATGATTCATTTTCTACTAAAATTGGTGATGAATTGAAAATTGATGAACAAAGTCGTGAATTTAGCAGACAATTGGATAAGATTGATGTTGAAGAAACTGGTGAATCTCATGCTAGCGTTGGCGTGTTAGAATTTGCAAGGTCCGCAGTTCCAGGTATAGGTGAAATACATAATCAGCCATTACCACCTATTTATAGTTTCCCACCCATAGATACTAACTTTACAGTTTTTGAAAATGATAATCTTAAATATGTTATTATAGATTCCGGTTTTGCATACATTGAATTTATTGACTCTACAGAGATTCCTCTAAGTTCAGCTGATTCTTCACACTATATGACTGTGGAAATTTATGGAGAAGAGATAATCCCTGAAAATTTAATATTAACACATCATATAGACCATGTGATTCCAGGAGGTGCTACGGAAAATATTGTGCTTGATCTTTCAGGTTGTAAAGTATATAGATATAATTTCATGCGAGTTCTTCTTACAACCGATGGTACTGGAGCCACCCCAATTGATGTTCTGGAAGCAGATAAATTTATTGTAATATTGAGTGTAAGTGAGATGACAGTAAGTGAGGCAAGTGCAAAACTACCTTCAGAACATATCGGGCATTCGGATGAAATTTCAATTCAAGATGAAACAGGAGAACTTCAGATAGTTTCTGCAGTGATTGATAGTTGTAGGGGTAATATATTTATTGAGAATAATCTGCCAATTGATGCAAATGTAACTATTCTGTTTGAAGAGTTATATGATAATATGCACGTACCTCTTCAAATTAATCTAGAAAATATTTCTCATAATTCAACTTATAATTATCCATTAAATTTTGCAAATTATAGTATTGGGACGGGTAAACAGCAACCTTTGGATTCCTTACACTTTTCCTTCTATGTGGAGACTGCTCCAACTACTGATTTTGTCGGAATTAACGCAAGTCAAAGTGTGTTCACAAGAATAGATTTTGGAAAGATGAAATTCAATGAGGTTACAGGCACTCTTAATAATAAGACATTTAATGATAACCAGGCAATTTCAATTGAAGATGAAACTGGAGAAATCTCTCTTCAATATGCAAAAATTAAAAGTGCAGATAATAGTTATATCTTTTTCCATAATGATTTTCCTTTTGATATGAGTGGAACGGTTACTTTTCAGGAGTTGAAAGCCCCAGCCCCACCAGGTGGTCCATTTACATTTAGTTTCTTAATACCTGCTAATAGCACTTACCAAGAAGATTTAGATTTGGTAAACTGCACAATAGAAAGTGGTAAAAGCATAGATTCTCTCCAATATTCTTTTAATGTAACTCTTAGCGGAACCGGGTCAATTAATTATACAGATAGTGTTTATGCCGAATTCAATCTTGGCGAGATGTATTTTGATGAAGTCTACGGCTATATTAATAAGAGTTTCACTAAAGAAGGCTCAATTTCAGCAGAAGATTCTATAATTACATTAGAACAGGCGAAAATCAAAAGCGGTAATGTAAATGTTCAAATAAGTGGGTTAGCTCTTGATCCTTCTCAAAGCTCAATTCATTTAACTTTAAATAATATATTTACACCTTTGGGCAACCCTGTTGAAATTGACTTAGATAACTTCAATAGTTTCACTTACGATTTTACAAATCACACAATTATACCGGATGATTCTTTGAAAATCAATTATGTTGCAGATGTAGATATACATCAGGACCTTACAGTAACTTCAACCGACATAGTAAACGCAGATGTAACCCTTCAAAACCTTATTTTTGACTGGGTTAAAGGAACCTTTGAAAGTTTCACATTTGAAGATTCAGACGCATCTGAAGTAGACGAAACTGGAGAGTTTGGTTTATTTTACGCTGAGATAGACAGCTGCGATGTGCAAATAACGATAGAAGCACTGAAAGATTTTCCTCTTGAAGCGGATGTCAATATCAAATTTGATGAAATATTCAAAGATAATGGCGATACACTTAAACTTACAATACATTGCCCGGGTGATACCCTTCTGAGTTTTGCAGGATACACGATTGGCGATGATCCTGATTCACAAACTGAGATTGATTCGCTGCATTACTCCTATGATGTTGTTACCCTTGCGACAGATGATACCACCACTATCCGATATGAAGATAAGGTCAAAGCCACAATTACTCTTGGTGATATGGCATTCAACAAAGTTGTTGGTGTTATTAACAATAAGAGAATTGACCTTGATAATATTGAAGAAGATTTTGATATCAGCGATATGCCGGATAGTCTTGAAGATGTTCTGGAATTTCAAAATGCAGAATTTTTGATGACAATTAACAATGGTATTAATGTTGGATGTGAAATCAATGCCAGAATTACCGGAACGAATACGAACACCAGCGAAACAAGTATGATTCTCATAAACCATGAATATCTCGCACCAAACGCTGTAACCACTATCTGTAAGAATGTATCTGATTTCTTGAACATTCTCCCTGATAGCATATATGCAGATAGCATGTATGTGATTATGAATGGACAAGGAACTATTTGTAAGACAGATTCTGTATTCGGTTCTTATACAATCCGAACACCCTTTGAATTTATTATAGAGAATCACAATATAAAAATGGATTCGCTTCAACATATAGAAATTGATAAAGATGCCAGAGACAAAATAGATAACAATTTTAACAAGGTTCATGTTTGCCTGACTGCAGAAAATAAATTCCCCTTTGGGGCTACTGCACGACTATGTTTTGCTGCCGATTCCATTCAAGTTTGGGAAAATCCAGAATTAGTTATTGATTCGCTAACCTTTGAACCGGCAATGATTGATACTTTGCATCATGTATCCGGTGATAAAACCATAAGCCATCTTATTATTAATTTATCAGATGCTCAGGGAAATTTTGATGTATTTACAAATGAGGATGCTTTCCTTGGGATTGAGTTTAATATTATTGGCACAGATGAAGAGGTGGTTACGATCCGGGGTTCAGACAACATGAAAATTTATGGTAGTATAAAAGTAGGCGTTCATATTGATGAATCAATATGGGAAGAGGGGGAATAA
- a CDS encoding heparinase II/III family protein, whose product MKEATILCVLLFSILLTTSLLAQGSWHPEKTYWPRTLIDSSDTAINLVRDRITVEPYYTIYAKVVTASDILYSSCSMERNKARVCRCAAFRYLMEDNIAYADKAKEYLLVAQREYAASGDWIQKYKNILWDSEIISMISIAYDCLKGNDYDFGGDEPAIRNQIKTVASSLYYDLISDPNPWAMLKLMWDNGFGEQINYGVKFASAMGMAAIVLNTETSGDAWEQPQTWINYSMNKLHDQFHDYLVDEDGGWAEGAHYQGFCAFNFIPFAISHYNFVNGETELYGGINLPPLLLDEQLDKNAEWGIRIRMPNGARPNFDDCFLNPYYFNGFLAGYLDNDLYAWDYIVSGRPYFVEATSGNLDVEMICAYDSSYTGATGPDFSPTQFLPCSGQAIFRSGWDQDAVYMCLLGENGQARIGGHTHEHPDNTSFIIYAYGQLLSMDCGYVGWDYRDSVRFAENHSLILVDGEGPPAAGPTTSEGTDAFIENFFDTDKFDYAEVSTNYQETDFKRFVAFIGNSYFVISDFVDGSENHTYDWLLHGNGGGDTGNSFDLTTNGSVYSANDVNLNFFINSTEEETLSNYNDYHDNGTYDFLTEHTVTKTSVSGEDVLFSSFLIPSFATIKDITYNPINSGTCIGGTISMEDEMTITLVKSNNDTVSTDFFGKDISFDGKILVISRIDNQVPKNFFIKDGQNIFYDDTTVVYCSEVTNLALNISSDFADGYISNGCEVEFYTGNEPNSIIGGSLLSFENGISTILFPDDTNFQIDVIWTLPGSSVDEEHIGILYNFEVYPNPFSKSNYISFSLTKPQEVIIEVFNIKGQKIIDIINSYLQIGDYKEIWNGFDSNGNQVASGIYLYKINYGNGKSFNKKVSLLR is encoded by the coding sequence ATGAAAGAAGCTACAATTTTATGCGTTCTATTATTTTCAATTTTATTAACCACTTCTCTTCTCGCTCAGGGAAGTTGGCATCCGGAAAAAACTTATTGGCCTAGAACCTTAATTGATTCTAGCGACACAGCAATTAATCTTGTTCGTGATAGAATTACTGTTGAGCCTTACTACACGATTTATGCCAAGGTGGTTACAGCATCTGATATTCTTTATTCTTCTTGTAGTATGGAAAGAAATAAGGCTAGAGTCTGCCGATGTGCTGCATTTCGTTACTTGATGGAAGATAACATTGCCTATGCTGATAAGGCAAAGGAATATTTGTTAGTTGCACAAAGAGAGTATGCGGCTTCTGGTGACTGGATTCAAAAATACAAAAACATCCTCTGGGACTCTGAAATAATATCAATGATTTCTATTGCTTATGATTGTTTAAAAGGTAATGATTATGATTTTGGAGGAGATGAGCCTGCAATTCGTAATCAAATAAAAACTGTGGCATCATCACTTTATTATGATTTAATTTCAGACCCAAATCCTTGGGCTATGCTAAAACTTATGTGGGACAATGGGTTTGGAGAACAAATAAACTATGGTGTAAAATTTGCCTCTGCAATGGGTATGGCAGCAATAGTTTTGAATACTGAAACGAGTGGAGATGCTTGGGAACAACCTCAAACATGGATAAATTATAGTATGAACAAATTGCATGACCAGTTTCACGACTATTTAGTAGATGAAGATGGAGGTTGGGCAGAAGGTGCTCATTATCAAGGATTCTGTGCTTTCAATTTTATCCCTTTTGCAATCTCTCATTACAATTTTGTAAATGGTGAGACCGAACTATACGGTGGTATAAATTTACCCCCGCTACTTTTGGATGAGCAATTAGATAAGAATGCAGAATGGGGCATTAGAATTAGAATGCCTAATGGCGCTCGTCCTAATTTTGACGATTGTTTTCTAAATCCATATTACTTTAATGGCTTTTTAGCTGGATATTTAGATAATGACCTTTATGCGTGGGATTATATTGTATCAGGCCGTCCATATTTTGTTGAAGCAACCTCTGGAAATTTGGATGTTGAAATGATTTGTGCTTATGATAGTAGTTATACTGGAGCAACAGGACCGGATTTTTCTCCCACTCAATTTTTACCATGTTCAGGGCAAGCAATCTTTCGTAGCGGTTGGGACCAAGATGCAGTCTATATGTGTCTTTTAGGTGAGAATGGGCAAGCAAGAATAGGTGGGCATACTCATGAACATCCAGATAATACAAGTTTTATTATCTATGCTTATGGCCAACTACTATCAATGGATTGCGGTTATGTGGGTTGGGATTATAGAGATAGCGTTCGTTTTGCAGAGAATCATAGTCTGATTCTTGTTGATGGTGAGGGACCTCCAGCTGCAGGTCCAACTACTTCTGAAGGCACGGATGCATTTATTGAAAACTTCTTTGATACAGATAAATTTGATTATGCTGAAGTCTCTACTAATTATCAAGAAACGGATTTTAAAAGGTTTGTAGCTTTTATTGGTAATTCCTATTTTGTGATTTCTGATTTCGTTGATGGCTCTGAAAACCATACTTATGATTGGCTTTTGCATGGGAATGGCGGTGGCGATACTGGAAATAGTTTTGATTTGACCACTAATGGCTCAGTGTATTCAGCAAATGACGTAAATCTAAATTTCTTTATCAATTCTACAGAAGAAGAAACCTTATCAAATTATAACGACTATCACGATAATGGAACTTATGATTTTCTTACTGAACACACTGTTACCAAAACATCAGTTTCAGGGGAAGATGTTCTTTTTTCTTCATTCCTTATACCTTCGTTTGCGACTATAAAAGATATTACATACAATCCTATTAATTCTGGCACATGCATTGGTGGAACAATTTCAATGGAAGATGAAATGACCATTACTTTAGTAAAATCTAACAATGATACAGTTTCAACAGATTTCTTTGGGAAAGACATTTCTTTTGATGGAAAAATATTAGTAATTTCCAGAATTGATAATCAGGTGCCTAAAAATTTCTTTATAAAGGATGGGCAGAATATATTTTACGATGACACCACTGTTGTATATTGCTCTGAAGTAACTAATCTTGCACTAAATATTTCTTCGGATTTCGCAGATGGTTATATCAGTAACGGATGCGAAGTAGAATTTTATACCGGCAATGAACCAAATAGTATAATTGGAGGTTCCTTACTTAGTTTTGAAAATGGAATTTCAACAATATTATTCCCGGATGATACTAATTTCCAGATTGATGTTATCTGGACTTTACCAGGTTCCAGTGTTGATGAAGAACATATTGGAATTTTGTATAATTTTGAAGTTTACCCGAACCCTTTTAGTAAGAGTAATTATATCTCTTTTAGCTTAACCAAACCACAAGAAGTGATAATTGAAGTTTTCAATATCAAAGGACAAAAAATCATAGATATCATTAATTCTTATCTACAGATAGGCGATTATAAAGAAATTTGGAATGGTTTTGATAGTAATGGTAATCAAGTGGCAAGCGGTATCTATTTATACAAAATAAATTATGGCAATGGGAAATCATTCAACAAAAAAGTTAGTCTACTACGCTAA
- a CDS encoding ribonuclease HII, whose product MISEYKIFRNYKRIIGIDEAGRGPIAGPVVAAAVILPQNIIIPGLNDSKKLSSIKREELYLKIKFRAIDYAVATVDSKEIDKINILQATFLTMRKVLDKIKTSADYFLVDGPYLPNKSNDKKIRIKGKAIIRGDQKFFCIAAASILAKVTRDNLMLKYHKKYPQYDFLHNKGYPTRKHIEIINKFGVTSIHRKTFSPIAKKFN is encoded by the coding sequence ATGATTTCGGAATATAAAATATTTAGAAATTATAAAAGAATTATTGGCATTGATGAGGCTGGTAGGGGACCTATCGCTGGACCTGTTGTCGCTGCTGCTGTTATTCTGCCACAAAATATTATTATTCCTGGATTAAATGATTCTAAAAAATTATCATCAATCAAGAGAGAAGAACTTTATTTAAAAATCAAATTCCGTGCTATTGATTATGCGGTGGCAACTGTAGATTCAAAAGAAATTGATAAGATTAACATTTTGCAAGCTACTTTTTTAACTATGAGGAAAGTTTTAGATAAGATAAAGACATCTGCGGATTATTTTTTAGTTGACGGTCCATATCTGCCAAATAAATCCAATGATAAGAAAATTAGAATTAAAGGTAAAGCAATCATAAGGGGCGACCAGAAATTTTTTTGTATTGCAGCTGCTTCAATTCTTGCAAAGGTTACAAGAGATAATTTAATGTTGAAGTATCACAAAAAATATCCTCAGTATGACTTTCTGCATAATAAAGGTTACCCAACCAGGAAACATATAGAAATAATAAATAAGTTTGGTGTCACTTCAATTCATAGAAAAACTTTTTCGCCTATTGCAAAGAAGTTCAATTAA
- the pdxA gene encoding 4-hydroxythreonine-4-phosphate dehydrogenase PdxA — MKKIGITLGDPAGIGSEIILKVINSYSGKNTIIVYGSFPIGSKIDNLIKISDISEIQNFPESNLFWIPIFQDYGFKPGKPSKFSGLSAYNVIKRAGEDALQKKIDAIVTGPLSKHYIQLTYPDFVGHTEFFANQSSTQNFVMAFFSEKINVALLTTHIALKNVSKNLEKNKIINQIRLINQSLKKYFNIKNPKLALLGLNPHSSEQGSFGDEERRIFKPIIKQLNEEGFYIDGPFPADTFFAGNFQKYDIIIAAYHDQGLIPFKMLSFNTGVNVTLGLPYIRTSVDHGTAFDIAGKNIASEESMIAALKLADKMIE, encoded by the coding sequence ATGAAAAAAATCGGCATAACACTTGGGGACCCAGCTGGTATCGGATCAGAAATTATATTAAAGGTAATCAATTCTTACTCAGGCAAAAATACAATAATAGTTTATGGTAGTTTTCCCATTGGTTCTAAAATTGATAATTTGATTAAAATTTCTGATATTAGTGAAATTCAAAACTTTCCCGAAAGTAATTTATTCTGGATTCCAATATTTCAAGATTATGGGTTTAAACCAGGAAAGCCCTCTAAATTTAGTGGACTTTCTGCTTACAATGTTATAAAAAGAGCAGGAGAAGATGCTTTACAAAAGAAGATAGATGCAATTGTAACCGGTCCACTAAGCAAACATTATATTCAATTAACTTATCCAGATTTTGTCGGTCATACTGAATTTTTTGCAAACCAGTCCTCAACCCAAAATTTTGTAATGGCATTTTTTAGTGAAAAGATAAATGTAGCTCTTCTTACAACTCATATAGCTTTAAAGAATGTTTCTAAAAATTTAGAAAAGAATAAAATTATAAATCAGATAAGATTAATAAACCAATCCTTAAAAAAGTATTTCAATATTAAGAATCCAAAATTAGCTTTGTTGGGATTGAACCCTCATAGTAGTGAACAAGGCAGTTTTGGTGATGAAGAGCGGAGAATTTTTAAACCAATCATAAAACAATTAAATGAGGAGGGTTTTTATATTGATGGACCATTTCCGGCAGACACATTTTTTGCTGGAAATTTCCAAAAATATGACATTATCATCGCAGCCTATCATGACCAGGGTTTAATCCCCTTCAAGATGCTGTCCTTTAACACTGGCGTAAATGTTACATTAGGTCTTCCTTATATTCGCACTTCTGTTGACCACGGAACGGCTTTTGATATAGCAGGCAAAAATATTGCATCTGAAGAAAGTATGATTGCAGCATTGAAACTCGCAGATAAAATGATAGAATGA